One region of Glutamicibacter sp. B1 genomic DNA includes:
- a CDS encoding alanine racemase encodes MVLIPAGISTPQIMIDVVQLEKNIDKMAHRVASQGLKLRPHAKTHKMPEVASRQLEAGAVGLTVATVGEALSFALQGVAKIFIAYPLWVDESQAQRIQELIKRAKLSIGVDSVQAVEQMARMLGAQASKIRLMIEIDSGHHRSGVSPRDALAIAESARDSGMRVQGVFTFPGHSYDPDGIDKAVNDEHKALAEATRFLREAGFSIKRISGGSSPTAALSDNSVLTEVRPGVYVFGDAQQFELGRIGFDEIALSVAATVVSRHEGNDQIPRRIVVDAGSKILGGDRPAWASGYGRILECPEARISALSEHHATVTWPENLELPAHGTQLQVIPNHVCQAVNLVDSVLAVNADGSSEQWDVAARGLNF; translated from the coding sequence TTGGTCCTCATCCCGGCTGGAATCAGTACGCCACAGATCATGATCGATGTGGTCCAACTGGAAAAGAACATCGACAAAATGGCTCACCGGGTGGCCAGCCAAGGTCTGAAACTACGTCCGCACGCCAAAACGCACAAGATGCCAGAGGTTGCCAGTCGTCAACTAGAGGCCGGTGCCGTGGGCCTGACCGTGGCCACCGTGGGTGAAGCGCTGAGCTTTGCCCTGCAAGGTGTGGCAAAAATCTTTATTGCCTATCCTCTGTGGGTCGATGAATCTCAGGCACAACGAATCCAAGAATTGATCAAACGTGCCAAGCTCAGTATCGGTGTGGACTCGGTGCAAGCTGTCGAGCAGATGGCTCGGATGCTCGGAGCCCAGGCATCGAAGATTCGCCTCATGATTGAAATTGATAGTGGACATCATCGAAGTGGCGTCAGTCCCCGAGATGCTTTGGCTATTGCTGAGTCGGCCCGCGATAGTGGAATGCGAGTCCAGGGTGTCTTTACTTTTCCAGGTCATAGCTATGACCCGGACGGTATCGACAAGGCCGTCAACGATGAGCATAAAGCTCTGGCTGAAGCTACTCGATTCCTGCGCGAGGCTGGATTCTCAATCAAGAGAATTAGTGGCGGTTCATCTCCTACCGCAGCACTCAGTGATAATTCAGTGCTCACCGAAGTGCGTCCCGGCGTTTATGTCTTTGGAGATGCCCAGCAGTTTGAACTGGGGCGAATTGGTTTTGATGAAATTGCCTTGAGCGTGGCCGCCACCGTGGTGAGTCGCCATGAGGGCAACGACCAGATCCCGCGCCGAATCGTCGTGGATGCAGGAAGCAAAATTCTTGGCGGTGACCGCCCTGCATGGGCCAGTGGTTACGGCCGAATTCTTGAATGCCCCGAAGCTCGGATTAGCGCCCTGTCGGAGCATCACGCTACCGTGACGTGGCCAGAAAACCTTGAATTGCCAGCTCATGGCACGCAGCTACAGGTGATTCCGAATCACGTGTGCCAAGCAGTCAACCTGGTGGATTCGGTACTTGCCGTGAACGCCGACGGAAGTTCCGAGCAATGGGATGTCGCAGCCCGCGGATTAAATTTCTGA
- a CDS encoding nicotinate phosphoribosyltransferase, protein MNLLAPTITAPSVTAPLFLTDCYKLGHKALYPQGTTTVYSNYTNRASRIEGVDHVVHFGLQAFIQSYCVEAFAPFFAASEEEAINEYEETLVNVLGPEHGIDTSHIRALHQLGYLPLIFRSLPEGTRVPLRVPSFTVENTLPDFFWLTNYIETVLSAEIWQASTSATTADTYRQLLNAAAERTGGDLGAVNWQLHDFSFRGMGGAHAAAMSGAGHLLSFTGSDSLATIDWVKRYYPSLPGSENGQILGSIPATEHSVMCAGIAHDNELATFNRILDQHPAGNVSVVSDTMDFWSVLGQILPTLKNRIMAREGKLVIRPDSGDPADIICGTRSNQELALTAEGKTPENDPAYFGAVQLLWDVFGGTINAAGYKELDPHIGLIYGDSITPARARDITERLELAGFAASNIVFGVGSYTYQYVTRDTFSSAVKATWAQIDGEGYNLLKDPVTDSGMKKSATGRLAVKRDEHGELYLVERASEHDEAESLLQPVWKDGQFVKVQSFKDVRTVLGNIA, encoded by the coding sequence ATGAACTTGCTCGCCCCCACCATCACCGCACCATCGGTCACCGCGCCACTATTCCTCACCGATTGCTACAAACTGGGCCACAAAGCGCTCTACCCACAAGGCACCACCACGGTCTACTCGAACTACACCAACCGTGCCTCACGCATTGAAGGAGTGGATCACGTGGTGCACTTCGGACTCCAAGCATTCATCCAGTCCTACTGCGTTGAAGCCTTTGCACCCTTCTTTGCCGCCAGCGAGGAAGAAGCCATCAACGAGTACGAAGAAACCCTGGTCAACGTGCTCGGACCAGAACACGGCATCGACACCAGCCACATCCGTGCCCTACACCAGCTGGGCTACCTGCCATTGATCTTCCGCTCATTGCCAGAAGGCACCCGCGTGCCCTTGCGAGTACCAAGCTTCACCGTGGAAAACACCCTTCCGGACTTCTTCTGGCTGACCAACTACATCGAAACGGTGCTCTCGGCAGAAATCTGGCAGGCATCAACCTCGGCAACTACCGCAGATACTTACCGACAATTGCTCAACGCAGCCGCCGAACGCACCGGCGGCGACCTTGGCGCAGTCAACTGGCAATTACACGACTTCAGCTTCCGTGGCATGGGCGGTGCCCACGCGGCGGCCATGTCCGGGGCGGGGCACCTGCTCTCGTTCACCGGCTCGGATTCGCTGGCCACTATCGACTGGGTGAAGCGCTACTACCCATCCCTTCCAGGCAGCGAAAATGGCCAGATCCTCGGCTCCATCCCAGCAACAGAACACTCGGTGATGTGTGCGGGGATTGCCCACGACAATGAACTGGCAACCTTCAACCGCATCCTAGATCAGCACCCTGCCGGGAATGTGTCGGTCGTTTCGGACACCATGGACTTCTGGAGCGTGCTCGGCCAAATCCTTCCAACACTCAAGAACCGGATAATGGCCCGCGAAGGCAAACTCGTGATCCGACCCGATTCCGGAGACCCCGCAGATATCATCTGCGGCACCCGTAGCAATCAGGAACTGGCGCTCACCGCGGAAGGAAAAACCCCAGAGAATGACCCGGCCTACTTTGGTGCGGTTCAGCTCTTGTGGGATGTTTTCGGTGGCACCATCAATGCGGCAGGCTATAAAGAACTGGATCCACACATCGGACTGATCTATGGGGACTCCATCACTCCCGCACGGGCCAGGGACATTACCGAGCGTCTAGAGCTAGCAGGGTTCGCTGCATCAAACATTGTCTTTGGCGTCGGCTCGTACACCTACCAGTACGTCACCCGTGACACTTTCTCATCGGCAGTCAAAGCCACCTGGGCACAGATTGACGGTGAAGGCTATAACCTGCTCAAAGACCCGGTCACCGATTCGGGGATGAAAAAGTCAGCCACCGGACGCTTGGCAGTAAAGCGCGACGAGCACGGTGAGCTGTATCTGGTGGAACGAGCCAGCGAGCACGATGAAGCAGAGTCGTTGCTGCAGCCAGTGTGGAAGGATGGTCAGTTTGTGAAGGTTCAGTCCTTCAAGGACGTTCGCACCGTTTTGGGCAACATCGCCTAG
- a CDS encoding NUDIX domain-containing protein, with protein MPNQPLISIDAVPLIVVDDALHVVTAQREWDPYAGQHALPGVLLNAHERLREAVARALADKAGVSEDVTPELVAVFDDFERDERGPTLSMAHLVILGTLPQDPRIKAEPLTALPTLPFDHNAIIARAAGMLLDSLWVNLPLTRCLLGEQFTTADVVARMKELAAAASRPEPVVNNVGRALASNKAVQKLPAIAVGTGRPPASWKWV; from the coding sequence ATGCCTAACCAGCCACTCATCTCTATCGATGCCGTACCGCTAATTGTCGTGGATGACGCACTGCATGTAGTCACAGCGCAACGCGAGTGGGATCCCTACGCCGGGCAACATGCGTTGCCCGGCGTACTACTCAACGCTCATGAAAGGCTCCGTGAAGCGGTGGCCCGTGCATTGGCAGATAAAGCCGGAGTGAGCGAAGACGTCACCCCGGAACTAGTCGCGGTTTTTGATGACTTTGAACGTGATGAGCGTGGCCCCACGCTGTCCATGGCTCACCTGGTGATCCTAGGTACCTTGCCGCAAGATCCGAGAATCAAAGCCGAGCCGCTGACGGCATTGCCAACGCTTCCCTTTGACCACAATGCCATCATCGCCCGTGCCGCCGGCATGCTGCTGGACTCCTTGTGGGTCAACCTTCCACTGACCCGGTGCCTGTTGGGCGAGCAATTCACCACCGCTGATGTCGTGGCCAGAATGAAGGAGCTCGCGGCAGCTGCTTCACGGCCCGAACCGGTAGTGAATAATGTGGGCCGGGCTCTGGCCTCAAACAAGGCCGTGCAGAAATTGCCGGCGATTGCGGTGGGCACAGGACGGCCACCGGCGAGCTGGAAATGGGTTTAA
- a CDS encoding phosphoribosyltransferase family protein: MIKPYATVATGYTVYSDVEFMNFPAGEAHFKIGSAAQEQTPSHIIITGTDANDYMRAGLWIDYAHQHGHKVSAVIPYLPAARADRGEPFGAKVYANMINSLEADQVICFDPHSPVITTLINNLTIIDPADSLAKWLQLFGQRYDGIIAPDAGAVDRATKAAKTFGVPLYKAGKKRDFETGKLTGFHCEELPADGHYLVVDDICDGGGTFRGMAAATGLAKENLDLWVSHGVFSGAAGELTKHYGKIFTTDSHPGHNNPEVNASVLPIASIIPAYL; encoded by the coding sequence ATGATCAAGCCATACGCCACCGTCGCTACCGGATACACGGTCTACTCCGATGTCGAATTCATGAACTTTCCCGCCGGGGAAGCGCACTTCAAGATTGGTTCGGCTGCCCAAGAGCAGACTCCAAGCCACATCATCATCACCGGTACCGACGCCAACGACTACATGCGTGCCGGCCTATGGATTGACTACGCACACCAACACGGGCACAAGGTCAGCGCAGTGATCCCATACCTGCCAGCAGCCCGCGCCGACCGCGGCGAACCATTTGGGGCCAAGGTCTACGCCAACATGATCAACTCACTCGAAGCAGACCAAGTGATCTGTTTTGACCCGCATTCCCCGGTGATCACCACCCTGATCAATAACCTCACCATCATTGATCCAGCCGATTCCCTAGCAAAATGGCTGCAGCTTTTTGGCCAGCGCTACGACGGCATCATCGCCCCTGATGCGGGAGCCGTGGACCGTGCGACTAAAGCAGCCAAGACGTTTGGAGTGCCGTTGTACAAGGCCGGCAAGAAACGAGACTTCGAAACCGGAAAACTCACCGGATTCCACTGCGAAGAACTTCCGGCAGATGGGCACTACCTAGTTGTGGACGACATCTGTGATGGCGGAGGAACCTTCAGAGGCATGGCCGCAGCTACCGGGCTAGCCAAAGAAAACCTCGACCTCTGGGTCAGTCACGGAGTATTTTCGGGTGCCGCCGGTGAACTGACCAAACACTACGGGAAGATCTTCACCACCGACTCCCACCCAGGCCACAACAACCCCGAGGTCAACGCCAGCGTTCTGCCGATCGCCTCAATCATCCCGGCCTACCTCTAA